A part of Brettanomyces bruxellensis chromosome 3, complete sequence genomic DNA contains:
- the TEF1 gene encoding translation elongation factor EF-1 alpha produces MGKEKQHLNVVVIGHVDSGKSTTTGHLIYKCGGIDKRTIEKFEKEAAEMGKGSFKYAWVLDKLKAERERGITIDIALWKFETPKYHVTVIDAPGHRDFIKNMITGTSQADCAILIIAAGVGEFEAGISKDGQTRQHALLAFTLGVQQLIVAVNKMDSVKWSKDRFEEIKKEVSNFIKKVGYNPKKVPFVPISGWNGDNMIEASTNCPWYKGWTKETKSGVAKGKTLLEAIDAVDVPKRPTDKPLRVPLQDVYKIGGVGTVPVGRVETGVMKPGMTVLFAPVGVTSEVKSIEMHHVSLPEAIPGDNIGFNVKNVSVKEVKRGFVASDAKNDPAKGCASFNAQVIILNHPGHIQAGYSPVVDCHTAHIACKFEELIEKIDRRTGKKTEDHPKSIKRGDAAMVKMVPSKPMVVESFKDYPPLGRFAVRDMRQTVAVGVVRSVEKTDKFVTAKPAKK; encoded by the coding sequence ATGGGTAAGGAAAAGCAACATCTTAACGTCGTCGTTATCGGTCACGTCGATTCTGGTAAATCTACCACCACCGGTCACTTGATCTACAAGTGTGGTGGTATCGACAAGAGAACTATCGAGAAATTCGAAAAGGAGGCCGCCGAAATGGGTAAGGGTTCCTTCAAGTACGCTTGGGTTTTGGACAAGCTTAAAGCTGAGAGAGAGAGAGGTATCACCATTGATATCGCTTTGTGGAAATTCGAGACTCCAAAGTACCACGTCACTGTTATTGACGCCCCAGGTCACAGAGATTTCATCAAGAACATGATTACTGGTACTTCTCAGGCTGACTGTGCTATTTTGATCATTGCTGCTGGTGTCGGTGAATTTGAGGCTGGTATTTCTAAGGATGGTCAGACCAGACAGCACGCTTTGTTGGCATTCACTTTGGGTGTCCAGCAGCTTATTGTTGCCGTCAACAAGATGGACTCTGTTAAGTGGTCCAAGGACAGATTCGAGGAGATCAAGAAGGAAGTTTCTAACTTCATCAAGAAGGTTGGTTACAACCCTAAGAAGGTTCCATTCGTTCCTATCTCTGGTTGGAATGGAGACAACATGATTGAGGCCTCTACTAACTGCCCATGGTACAAGGGATGGACCAAGGAGACCAAGAGCGGTGTCGCCAAGGGTAAGACCTTGTTGGAAGCCATTGACGCTGTTGATGTTCCAAAGAGACCAACTGATAAGCCACTGAGAGTTCCATTGCAGGATGTCTACAAGATCGGTGGTGTTGGTACCGTTCCAGTCGGAAGAGTCGAGACCGGTGTTATGAAGCCAGGTATGACTGTTCTTTTCGCCCCAGTCGGTGTTACTTCTGAGGTTAAGTCTATTGAGATGCATCATGTTTCTCTTCCAGAGGCTATCCCAGGTGACAACATTGGTTTCAACGTCAAGAACGTTTCCGTCAAGGAGGTCAAGAGAGGTTTCGTTGCCTCTGACGCCAAGAATGACCCAGCTAAGGGATGTGCTTCCTTCAATGCTCAGGTCATTATCTTGAACCACCCAGGTCACATTCAGGCTGGATACTCTCCAGTTGTTGACTGCCACACTGCTCACATTGCTTGTAAATTCGAGGAATTGATTGAGAAGATCGACAGAAGAACTGGTAAGAAGACTGAGGACCACCCTAAGTCTATCAAGAGAGGTGATGCTGCTATGGTTAAGATGGTTCCATCTAAGCCTATGGTTGTTGAGTCTTTCAAGGACTACCCACCTTTGGGAAGATTCGCTGTTAGAGATATGAGACAGACCGTTGCTGTTGGTGTCGTCAGATCCGTTGAGAAGACTGATAAGTTCGTCACTGCTAAGCCTGCAAAGAAATAA